From Rhodopseudomonas palustris, a single genomic window includes:
- a CDS encoding cobalt-precorrin-6A reductase, whose amino-acid sequence MTLPSSHRSRVLILGGTADASALARAIAAEPAVDAVLSFAGRTDHPKPPPIPFRVGGFGRISGLVDYLRAERIERVVDATHPFAAQMSRHAVIACAEAGVPLLALERPAWQAVAGDRWVDVEDLAQAVSALGAAPRRVFLGIGRQNLELFAAQPQHAYLVRLVDPPRGPLPLPNVDIVVARGPFDLAGDRALLRAHRTEIVVAKNAGGDAAVAKITAARELGLPVIMVKRPAVPDRHCVATVADVMAWLGHDTAPENRGV is encoded by the coding sequence ATGACGCTCCCTTCATCGCATCGCTCGCGCGTATTGATCCTCGGCGGCACTGCCGATGCCTCGGCGCTCGCCCGGGCGATCGCCGCCGAGCCGGCCGTCGACGCGGTGCTGTCGTTCGCCGGCCGTACCGATCACCCGAAGCCACCGCCGATCCCGTTTCGCGTTGGTGGCTTTGGCCGCATCAGCGGCTTGGTCGATTACTTGCGCGCCGAGCGGATCGAGCGCGTCGTCGATGCGACGCATCCATTCGCGGCGCAGATGAGCCGCCACGCGGTGATCGCCTGCGCCGAAGCGGGCGTGCCGCTGTTGGCGTTGGAGCGGCCGGCGTGGCAGGCGGTCGCCGGTGATCGCTGGGTCGATGTCGAAGATCTCGCTCAGGCGGTGAGCGCGCTCGGCGCAGCGCCGCGGCGGGTGTTTCTCGGCATCGGCCGCCAGAACCTCGAGCTGTTCGCGGCGCAGCCGCAGCACGCCTATCTGGTCCGGCTGGTCGATCCACCGCGCGGGCCGCTGCCGTTGCCGAATGTCGATATCGTGGTGGCGCGCGGACCGTTCGATCTCGCCGGCGACCGCGCGCTGCTGCGGGCGCACCGCACCGAGATCGTCGTCGCCAAAAATGCCGGCGGCGATGCGGCTGTTGCCAAGATCACCGCGGCGCGCGAACTCGGGCTGCCGGTGATCATGGTGAAGCGGCCCGCGGTGCCGGATCGGCACTGCGTCGCGACGGTCGCCGATGTGATGGCCTGGCTCGGTCACGACACCGCTCCGGAGAACCGCGGGGTGTAG
- the cobT gene encoding nicotinate-nucleotide--dimethylbenzimidazole phosphoribosyltransferase gives MHAPLLDPRILSVPPVNHAHESELRARLDGKAKPPGSLGRLEELAVQLGLIWHPAPPRAERAAVFIFAGDHGLAADRVSPYPASVTRAMVEAYLADCAGVNVLAKAAATEVRIVDGGIDAEMPPHPKLIDRKIRRGTRNARHEPAMTHQEAAHAITAAAELVREDIAGGLDIVAIGEMGIGNTTSAALITHALTGEPIFDCVGRGAGMDDAGVVHKRAIVEQAAARAQPTAPLDVLAEFGGFDIAMMAGAVLGAAASRRPVVIDGFIASAAALLAVRLQPAARDYCVFSHRSAERGHRVLLDAMQATPYLDLGLRLGEGTGALMTVPLLRAAAGILNDLAALSDVLAGRIGPCA, from the coding sequence ATGCACGCGCCTTTGCTCGATCCACGTATCCTGTCCGTTCCGCCGGTCAATCACGCCCATGAGTCCGAGCTGCGAGCCCGGCTCGATGGCAAAGCGAAGCCGCCGGGCTCGCTCGGCCGGCTCGAAGAACTCGCCGTGCAGCTCGGGCTGATCTGGCATCCGGCGCCGCCGCGGGCCGAGCGTGCGGCGGTGTTCATCTTCGCCGGCGATCACGGCCTCGCCGCCGACCGGGTGTCGCCCTATCCGGCGAGCGTGACCCGCGCGATGGTCGAGGCGTATCTGGCGGACTGCGCCGGCGTGAACGTTCTGGCGAAAGCGGCGGCGACCGAGGTGCGGATCGTCGACGGTGGCATCGATGCCGAGATGCCGCCACATCCCAAGCTGATCGATCGCAAGATCCGGCGCGGCACCCGCAACGCCCGCCACGAACCGGCGATGACTCATCAGGAAGCGGCGCATGCGATCACGGCGGCGGCCGAGCTGGTGCGCGAGGATATCGCGGGCGGGCTCGACATCGTTGCGATCGGCGAGATGGGGATCGGCAACACCACCTCGGCGGCGCTGATCACGCACGCGCTGACAGGCGAGCCGATCTTTGATTGCGTCGGTCGCGGTGCCGGGATGGACGATGCCGGCGTGGTGCACAAGCGCGCCATCGTCGAGCAGGCCGCGGCGCGGGCGCAGCCCACGGCACCGCTCGACGTGCTCGCCGAGTTCGGCGGCTTCGACATCGCGATGATGGCCGGCGCGGTGCTCGGCGCCGCGGCCTCGCGGCGGCCGGTTGTCATCGACGGCTTCATCGCCAGCGCGGCCGCGCTGCTCGCGGTGCGGCTGCAGCCCGCCGCGCGCGACTACTGCGTGTTCTCGCATCGCTCGGCCGAGCGCGGCCACCGGGTGCTGCTCGACGCGATGCAGGCGACGCCGTATCTCGACCTCGGCCTGCGGCTCGGCGAGGGCACCGGCGCATTGATGACCGTGCCGCTGCTGCGCGCCGCCGCCGGCATTCTCAACGATCTCGCCGCGCTGTCGGATGTGCTGGCGGGCCGGATCGGACCCTGCGCGTGA
- the tcuB gene encoding tricarballylate utilization 4Fe-4S protein TcuB, with product MSAADPMLEAERVLRICSACMYCDGLCPVFPAIDGKHNFSLSDVSYLSNLCHNCQGCWHDCQYAPPHPFAVNLPATFADLRQRSYADHLWPPALGRAFRASSLAVPATVALALLITFALVLGTGSPEALRTTYAGEGAFYRVLPWPVMAGLAGATFAWAVIAVTLATLRYWRTIAPETAISEILRALPIAFSDIITLRHLGGGGPGCHDHNERTSQRRRILHHLTAGGFVLSGLSTIAASAYHHLLGVMAPYPVASLPVMLGLVGGVTMTVGAVGLLGLEARADRAPSDRGETKLNLAFLVLLALVGASGLAVLGFRSTPAMAPLLTAHLGLVFGLFAALPFSKALHAPFRAAALLRAAIDSNRRASARAPDASGDSL from the coding sequence ATGTCCGCGGCTGATCCGATGCTCGAAGCCGAGCGCGTGCTGCGGATCTGCAGCGCCTGCATGTATTGCGATGGGCTCTGCCCGGTGTTTCCAGCGATCGACGGCAAGCACAACTTCAGCCTGAGCGACGTCAGCTACCTGTCGAACCTGTGCCACAACTGCCAGGGCTGCTGGCATGATTGCCAATACGCACCACCACATCCGTTCGCCGTCAACCTGCCGGCGACGTTCGCCGATCTTCGGCAGCGCTCCTATGCCGACCATCTGTGGCCGCCCGCGCTCGGTCGCGCCTTTCGCGCCTCATCGCTCGCCGTGCCCGCCACCGTCGCGCTCGCGCTGCTGATCACCTTCGCGCTGGTGCTGGGCACGGGCTCACCAGAAGCATTACGGACGACATACGCTGGCGAAGGCGCGTTCTATCGCGTGCTGCCGTGGCCGGTGATGGCCGGGCTCGCGGGCGCCACCTTCGCGTGGGCAGTGATCGCGGTCACGCTGGCGACGCTGCGATACTGGCGCACGATCGCGCCGGAGACGGCGATCAGCGAAATCTTGCGCGCGCTGCCGATCGCATTCTCCGACATCATCACGCTGCGCCATCTCGGCGGCGGCGGTCCCGGCTGCCATGACCATAACGAGCGCACCTCGCAGCGGCGCCGGATCTTGCATCACCTGACTGCCGGCGGCTTCGTGCTCAGCGGCCTGTCGACGATCGCGGCTTCCGCTTATCATCACCTGCTGGGCGTGATGGCGCCCTACCCGGTCGCCAGCCTGCCGGTGATGCTCGGGCTCGTCGGCGGCGTGACGATGACCGTCGGCGCGGTGGGACTGCTGGGCCTGGAAGCGCGGGCCGACCGCGCGCCGAGCGATCGCGGCGAGACCAAGCTCAACCTCGCGTTTCTCGTCTTGCTGGCCCTGGTCGGCGCCAGCGGGCTTGCGGTGCTCGGCTTCCGCAGCACGCCCGCGATGGCGCCGCTGCTCACCGCCCATCTCGGGCTGGTGTTTGGCCTGTTTGCCGCGCTGCCGTTCAGCAAGGCGCTGCACGCGCCGTTCCGGGCGGCGGCGCTGCTGCGGGCCGCAATCGACAGCAACCGCCGCGCGTCAGCGCGGGCTCCGGACGCCTCGGGCGACTCGCTTTGA
- the cobJ gene encoding precorrin-3B C(17)-methyltransferase — MTGSVVVAGLGPGAQELITPEVSAALARATDIVGYAPYVARVAEREGLQRHASDNREELDRAGFALRLAAEGRHVVIVSSGDPGVFAMAAALFEAIEAGDPSWRELDIRILPGISAMFAAAARIGAPLGHDFCAINLSDNLKPWETVEKRLRAAAEADFVIALYNPISKARPWQLGRAFELLRTIHPASVPVIFATAISDPRERIDVAPLGEAVPRRADMRTLVMIGSSQTRIIPRRSGAAFVYTPRFSGAVS; from the coding sequence ATGACCGGATCTGTCGTCGTCGCGGGCCTCGGGCCCGGCGCGCAGGAACTGATCACCCCCGAAGTCAGCGCAGCGCTGGCGCGCGCCACCGACATCGTCGGCTACGCGCCCTATGTGGCGCGCGTCGCTGAGCGTGAAGGCTTGCAGCGGCACGCGTCTGATAACCGCGAAGAGCTCGATCGCGCCGGCTTCGCGCTGCGGCTGGCGGCCGAGGGTCGCCATGTCGTCATCGTCTCCTCCGGCGATCCCGGCGTGTTCGCGATGGCGGCGGCGCTGTTCGAAGCGATCGAAGCCGGCGATCCGTCGTGGCGCGAGCTCGACATCCGCATCCTGCCCGGCATCAGCGCGATGTTCGCCGCCGCGGCGCGGATCGGCGCGCCGCTCGGCCACGATTTCTGCGCGATCAACCTGTCGGACAATCTCAAGCCGTGGGAGACCGTCGAGAAGCGGCTGCGCGCCGCAGCGGAGGCCGATTTCGTGATCGCGCTGTACAACCCGATCTCGAAGGCCAGGCCGTGGCAGCTCGGCCGCGCCTTCGAGCTGCTGCGCACCATCCATCCCGCGTCCGTGCCGGTGATCTTTGCGACCGCTATCAGCGATCCACGCGAACGCATCGACGTGGCGCCGCTCGGCGAGGCGGTGCCGCGACGCGCCGACATGCGCACGCTGGTGATGATCGGCTCGTCGCAGACCCGGATCATTCCGCGTCGCAGCGGCGCCGCTTTCGTCTACACCCCGCGGTTCTCCGGAGCGGTGTCGTGA
- a CDS encoding precorrin-2 C(20)-methyltransferase produces MSTPTIYGVGVGPGAPDLMSVRAARLIGGAKVVAYFRKAGRPGHARRIADGLLPEGVIEEPMDYPVTTEIALDDPAYAATLRSFYEQCVARLADHIAQGRDVVVLCEGDPFLYGSFMHLHSRLAPRIRVEVVPGISGMAACWTASGTPITYGDDVLCVVPATLGPARLKAALATGDAIVIMKLGRNLPKVRRALDDAGLLDRAIYVERGAMDDQVVMPLADKTTDDAPYFSIVLVHGQGRRP; encoded by the coding sequence ATGAGCACACCGACGATCTACGGCGTCGGCGTCGGCCCAGGCGCACCAGACCTGATGAGCGTCCGCGCTGCGCGGCTGATCGGTGGCGCCAAGGTGGTGGCGTATTTCCGCAAAGCCGGACGCCCCGGCCACGCCCGCCGCATCGCCGATGGCCTGCTGCCGGAGGGCGTGATCGAAGAACCGATGGACTATCCGGTGACGACCGAGATCGCACTCGACGATCCGGCCTATGCGGCGACGCTGCGCAGCTTCTACGAACAATGCGTCGCGCGGCTCGCCGACCACATCGCGCAAGGCCGCGACGTCGTCGTGCTGTGTGAAGGCGATCCCTTTTTGTACGGCTCGTTCATGCATCTGCACAGCCGGCTGGCGCCGCGCATCCGCGTCGAAGTCGTGCCGGGCATCTCCGGCATGGCGGCATGCTGGACTGCGAGCGGCACGCCGATCACCTATGGCGACGACGTGCTCTGCGTGGTGCCGGCAACGCTCGGACCAGCGCGGCTGAAGGCGGCGCTCGCCACCGGCGATGCAATCGTGATCATGAAGCTCGGCCGCAATCTGCCGAAGGTGCGCCGCGCGCTCGACGACGCCGGCCTGCTCGATCGCGCGATCTATGTCGAGCGCGGCGCGATGGACGATCAGGTCGTGATGCCGCTCGCCGACAAGACCACCGACGACGCGCCTTACTTCTCGATCGTGCTGGTCCACGGACAGGGACGACGGCCATGA
- the cbiE gene encoding precorrin-6y C5,15-methyltransferase (decarboxylating) subunit CbiE, with translation MITSDDTTQPWLSIVGIGEDGLKGLSARARALLDTAELIVGGDRHLSLVAALNKPTMPWRVPFAASLPDVLAQRGRRVAVLCSGDPFWHGAGSVLADHLAANEWTAVAAPSTFAWAAARLGWRLEDAVTLGLHARPVATLRPHLRPQARLIVLVRDGAAVGEIAAYLAANGFGASELTVLEALGGPRERVRRTTASIFAFPDVTAPVALGIAAAAEPNAVIMPCVSGLPDELFQHDGQLTKREIRAVTLSTLAPRGHELLWDIGAGAGSIGIEWLLAARSNRAIGIETRADRLATARANAEALGVAQLDLRLGAAPEALAGLPTPDAVFIGGGASRPGVMDAVWQALPAGGRLVVNAVTLETEALLIDWHRRHGGELLRLGVERAAPVGGLTGWRAAMPVVQWSVRK, from the coding sequence ATGATCACCAGCGATGACACGACGCAGCCCTGGCTGTCCATCGTCGGAATCGGTGAGGACGGCCTCAAGGGGTTGTCGGCGCGCGCACGGGCGCTGCTGGACACCGCCGAGCTGATCGTCGGAGGTGATCGCCATCTCTCCCTCGTCGCCGCATTGAACAAGCCCACAATGCCGTGGCGCGTGCCGTTCGCGGCCTCGCTCCCCGACGTGCTGGCGCAGCGTGGCCGCCGCGTCGCCGTGCTGTGCTCCGGCGATCCGTTCTGGCACGGCGCGGGATCGGTGCTGGCCGATCATCTCGCGGCAAATGAATGGACCGCCGTGGCGGCGCCATCGACCTTTGCCTGGGCCGCTGCGCGGCTCGGCTGGCGCCTGGAAGACGCGGTGACGCTCGGCCTGCACGCGCGCCCCGTCGCGACGCTGCGTCCGCATCTCCGCCCGCAGGCGCGGCTGATCGTATTGGTGCGCGACGGCGCCGCGGTCGGCGAGATCGCCGCGTATCTCGCGGCGAACGGTTTCGGCGCGTCCGAACTCACCGTGCTCGAAGCACTCGGCGGCCCGCGCGAGCGCGTGCGGCGAACCACCGCCTCGATCTTCGCTTTCCCCGACGTCACCGCTCCAGTCGCACTCGGCATCGCCGCAGCCGCGGAGCCGAATGCCGTGATCATGCCGTGCGTCAGCGGCCTGCCGGACGAGCTGTTTCAGCACGACGGCCAGCTCACCAAGCGCGAGATCCGCGCGGTGACGCTGTCGACGCTGGCGCCGCGCGGCCATGAGCTGCTGTGGGATATCGGCGCCGGCGCCGGCTCGATCGGAATCGAATGGCTGCTGGCGGCGCGTAGCAATCGCGCGATCGGGATTGAGACGCGCGCCGACCGGCTCGCCACCGCGCGCGCCAATGCCGAGGCGCTCGGCGTGGCGCAGCTCGATCTGCGGCTCGGCGCAGCACCCGAGGCGCTCGCCGGCCTCCCCACGCCCGACGCGGTGTTCATCGGCGGCGGCGCCAGCCGTCCGGGGGTGATGGACGCGGTGTGGCAGGCGCTGCCCGCGGGCGGCCGGCTGGTGGTGAATGCGGTGACGCTGGAGACCGAAGCGCTGCTGATCGACTGGCACCGCCGTCATGGCGGCGAATTGCTGCGGCTCGGCGTCGAGCGCGCCGCGCCGGTCGGCGGCCTCACCGGATGGCGCGCGGCGATGCCGGTGGTGCAATGGAGCGTCCGCAAATGA
- the tcuA gene encoding FAD-dependent tricarballylate dehydrogenase TcuA — protein MTVIGGGIAGLCAAIAARRGGAAVRLLEAAPRPLRGGNARHGRNFRLTHETPLDYVPDRYTADELRAELRSVTGEETDRVLTEALIERSYSIAGWLIEHGVHLQPPGTGVMPYSRRTAFPLGGGKAMINALYASAERLGIAINYDSEVRSILHSEGSGWTVNVRSTGADAPIRTRSVVVCAGGAGADPAWLRANFGSTAEGWMVRGTPYADGRLLDLLIGAGGCAIGDPTTCHVVPVDARGPQFDGGIVTRITSIPLGVVVDRSGARIDVVGAGSQPTHYAKWGPRIAACPGQIAYLVLDTQGLARAAPSALAPVTAPNLGELAAALQIDPTALLQSIEDFNAAPANAARTIAEPPFAAYPMRPGLTFVHYGIKVDATMRVVQADGRRHDDLFAAGMIMAANVLRRGYLAGLGITLSAVFGQIAGEEAARHVRG, from the coding sequence GTGACGGTGATAGGCGGCGGCATCGCCGGTCTTTGCGCGGCGATCGCCGCGCGCCGAGGCGGCGCTGCGGTGCGCTTGCTCGAAGCGGCACCGCGGCCCTTGCGCGGCGGCAATGCGCGCCACGGTCGCAATTTCCGGCTGACGCACGAGACGCCGCTCGACTACGTCCCCGATCGCTATACGGCGGATGAATTGCGCGCCGAGCTGCGCAGCGTGACCGGTGAGGAGACCGACCGGGTTCTCACGGAGGCGCTGATCGAACGTTCATACAGCATCGCTGGCTGGTTGATCGAGCACGGCGTGCATCTGCAGCCGCCCGGCACCGGGGTGATGCCGTATTCCCGCCGCACCGCATTTCCGCTCGGCGGCGGCAAGGCAATGATCAATGCGTTGTACGCATCTGCCGAGCGATTAGGCATCGCAATCAACTACGACAGCGAGGTCCGATCGATTCTCCACAGCGAGGGCAGCGGCTGGACCGTCAACGTGCGTAGCACCGGCGCTGACGCCCCAATCCGCACGCGCAGTGTCGTCGTCTGCGCCGGAGGCGCGGGCGCCGACCCGGCGTGGCTGCGCGCCAATTTCGGCAGCACTGCCGAGGGCTGGATGGTCCGCGGCACGCCTTATGCCGACGGCCGCCTGCTCGATCTGCTGATCGGGGCCGGCGGCTGTGCGATCGGCGATCCGACTACATGCCATGTCGTTCCGGTCGATGCGCGCGGGCCGCAATTCGATGGCGGCATCGTGACCCGGATCACGTCGATTCCACTCGGCGTCGTTGTCGATCGATCCGGTGCTCGCATCGACGTCGTAGGGGCCGGATCCCAGCCGACGCACTACGCCAAATGGGGACCAAGGATCGCCGCCTGCCCAGGCCAGATCGCTTATCTGGTGCTCGATACCCAAGGCCTCGCCCGTGCCGCGCCATCCGCCCTGGCGCCAGTCACTGCGCCGAACCTCGGCGAACTAGCTGCCGCGCTGCAGATCGATCCCACGGCTCTGTTGCAAAGCATCGAGGACTTCAATGCCGCCCCGGCCAACGCCGCGCGTACCATCGCGGAGCCACCATTTGCCGCCTATCCGATGCGGCCGGGGCTGACGTTCGTGCACTACGGCATCAAGGTGGATGCAACGATGCGGGTGGTCCAGGCCGACGGTCGCCGCCACGACGACCTGTTCGCGGCCGGCATGATCATGGCTGCGAATGTGCTGCGCCGCGGCTATCTCGCCGGGCTCGGCATCACCCTATCGGCAGTATTCGGCCAGATCGCAGGTGAGGAGGCAGCGCGCCATGTCCGCGGCTGA
- a CDS encoding precorrin-8X methylmutase, with the protein MTYAYERDGDAIYRQSFSIIRAEAALDRFTPDEEKIAVRIIHASGMVEVAGDIAFTPDFVAAGRAALQAGAPILCDAQMVANGVTRKRLPADNEVICTLNHPDVPALAAKLGTTRSAAAVDLWRDRMQGAVVAIGNAPTALFRLLEILAEPGAPRPAAIIGIPVGFVGAAESKDALLTDSPSPCVIVRGRRGGSAMTAAAINALASERE; encoded by the coding sequence ATGACTTACGCCTACGAACGAGACGGCGACGCGATCTATCGTCAGTCGTTCTCCATCATCCGCGCCGAAGCCGCGCTCGATCGATTCACGCCCGACGAGGAGAAGATCGCGGTGCGCATCATCCACGCCAGCGGCATGGTCGAAGTCGCCGGCGACATCGCGTTCACGCCCGACTTCGTCGCGGCGGGCCGCGCCGCGCTGCAGGCCGGCGCGCCGATCCTGTGTGACGCGCAGATGGTCGCCAATGGCGTCACCCGCAAGCGGCTTCCGGCCGACAACGAAGTGATCTGCACGCTGAACCATCCTGACGTTCCTGCCCTCGCTGCAAAGCTCGGCACCACCCGATCGGCCGCCGCCGTCGATCTGTGGCGCGACCGGATGCAGGGCGCTGTGGTCGCGATCGGCAACGCGCCAACCGCGCTGTTCCGCCTGCTCGAAATTCTCGCCGAGCCCGGCGCACCGCGGCCCGCGGCCATTATCGGCATCCCGGTCGGCTTCGTCGGCGCCGCCGAATCCAAGGACGCGCTGCTGACGGACTCACCCTCGCCTTGCGTGATCGTGCGCGGCCGGCGCGGCGGCAGCGCGATGACGGCTGCGGCGATCAACGCGCTGGCGAGCGAACGCGAATGA